In a genomic window of Lycium ferocissimum isolate CSIRO_LF1 chromosome 9, AGI_CSIRO_Lferr_CH_V1, whole genome shotgun sequence:
- the LOC132031326 gene encoding probable sodium/metabolite cotransporter BASS1, chloroplastic — translation MPLTGYFVSKLLNLPSHYAAGLILVGCCPGGTASNIVTYIARGNVALSVLMTAASTLSAVVMTPFLTEKLAGQFVAVDAAGLFMSTLQVVLLPVLGGAFLNQYFKSFVKIVSPLMPPIAVATVAVLCGNAIAQSSSAILMSGQKVVLATALLHASGFFFGYVLARILGVDVSSSRTISIEVGMQNSVLGVVLATQHFGNPLTAVPCAVSSVCHSIFGSALAGIWRRSIPDKVQN, via the exons ATGCCTTTAACAGGATATTTTGTTAGTAAGCTGTTAAACTTGCCGTCTCATTATGCAGCAGGCTTGATATTGGTTGGCTGCTGTCCTGGAG GGACGGCAAGTAACATTGTCACTTACATTGCGCG TGGAAATGTGGCGCTTTCAGTTTTGATGACTGCTGCAAGTACCCTATCAGCTGTG GTGATGACCCCTTTTCTAACAGAGAAACTTGCAGGGCAATTTGTTGCAGTTGATGCAGCTGGGCTTTTCATGTCCACTTTACAG GTGGTGCTTCTTCCTGTATTAGGTGGTGCATTTCTGAATCAGTATTTCAAAAGCTTTGTCAAAATCGTGTCTCCATTGATGCCACCTATTGCCGTAGCAACTGTTGCAGTTCTTTGTGGAAATGCAATTGCACAGAGTTCTTCTGCAATTCTTATGTCAGGTCAAAAAGTTGTCTTAGCTACTGCTCTTCTTCATGCATCTGGCTTCTTCTTTGGCTATGTACTCGCAAGGATTCTTGGAGTTGATGTATCATCCTCAAGGACAATATCTATAGAAGTCGGCATGCAG AACTCGGTTCTTGGAGTAGTTCTAGCTACTCAGCACTTTGGTAATCCACTTACTGCAGTGCCGTGTGCAGTTTCTAGTGTATGTCACTCGATATTTGGCAGTGCCTTGGCTGGAATTTGGAGGCGTTCTATTCCAGATAAAGTGCAGAACTGA